GTTCATACAGAAGGAAGCCAAAAGGAGAGTATGGCAACAGCCACCTGTGGTGAGTGCGGCAACGAAACAGAATACGACGAGACAGACTCTTCAGACCAGATTCCGTGTACACACTGTAACAATATGATCGAAGTATAACTCTACAGGGCGTTCTCACCGCTACTAGTACGCTCGCAAGCGTCAACCGTTGAGTGAAAATCGATCAACGTGACTGGTATTCGACTCAGCAATCGAGACTTGCTGGCGCACTAGAGCGCTATTCTTCGACTTCGAAAGAGACCTTGACCTCGGCTTGGTATTCGTGGCCATCTTCAGTGGCCACCTCGACACTCAGTCCTTCGACTTCGATCCAGTGAACGTTGTCGAGAGTATCGGTTGCCCGTTGAGCAGCGCTATCAACCGCATCTTCGAAGCTTTCCGGGCTAGTTCCGATCAAATTGACTTTCTTGTACGTCATGCCAGCTTCAATAGGGGACAATCACTAATTAACAGGATGCTTGCACTACGATCCCTCTCATTCGGTGTAGATGGCTCGTCGAGGTCGGGCAGGTTAGCTTCACCGACGCCCGGTTCCTCAGGCGTCCGGTAGGTATCGGCGAGACCGCTTTTTGCTTATCTCTGTGACCACAGCGCTCTCACTCCGGAAAAGCTTCACGTCCTCTTCGACCGGCCGCACCCTCCACGCGAGCAACTCCTCGATGTATTCGCGGGCCTCTGCCAGCGTCTCGTTGTCCTGTTTGGGCAGGCCTTCGGCGAGGTACTTCGGCAACTGCCCCGGAGGGGCCGGTGGATCCTGTTCGGTCATAGCCACCTTATGTAGCATGCAAGGGTGCATAAACTCACCGAGCGTTACATAAGATAACATGAGGCCACTAGAGAGCGAACGTTGATTACCAAACTGGTGGAATCTACTCACATGCCAGACACCACTGGAACGAACTACGGGGAGTGGCCCTCACCGATCACACCAGGGATGATTGCCTCAAGCGGTGTTCACTTCGCCGATATCGCACTTGATGAGGGCACTGCCTGGTGGCTCGAACGACGCCCTGCCGAACAGGGGCGGGGAGTCATCGTTCGTCACGATGAAAACGGATCGGTAGATATCACGCCCTCCGAATACAACGTTCGGACGCTTGTCCACGAGTACGGCGGTGGGGATTTCCTCGTTCATCACGGTACCATCTGGTTTGCCAACTTCGAAGACCAACGACTCTACCGACAACAACCGGGTGACGACCCGGAGGCGATTACGCCCAAGCCCACAATCGATCAGGGTGACCGACACGCAGACATGGCTATTACCCCCGATGGCGAGCACCTCTACTGCGTCCGCGAGCGTCATACTGACGACGGCAGCGAACCGACGAACACGCTCGTTACGCTCCCCGCCGACGGCTCGGACGCACCCACTGTCGTGGCTGAAGGCCATGATTTCTACTCGTTCCCGCAGGTGAGTCCCGACGGCTCGCGGATCGCGTGGACGACATGGGATCACCCGTCGATGCCGTGGGACGAAACTGAACTGCACGTTGCGAACATTACCGACGACGGCCAACTCATTGACAGCCAGCAGGTCCTCGGCGGTGACGGTGAATCCGTCTTCCAGCCTGCCTGGAGTCCTGAGGGTGGGTTACACGCCGTCTCCGACCGTTCGGGCTGGTGGAACCTCTACCGAGTCGACGATGGTAATCCTATTGCGCTCTATCCAACTGAGGCGGAGTTCGGTGTGCCACAGTGGGTTTTCGGTCTCTCGACATACGCATTTCTTGACGACGGCCGTATTGCCGTTCGTTTCGGAAAAGCTAGTGACTATCAACTTGGATTACTGGATACAGAGGGCGAACTAGAAACTCTAAATCTTCCGGGCAACCGTTTCCCAGCAGCGCACATCGACACAGAAGGCGAAGATATGCTGTTCATAGCTGAGAGTCCGACACAACCGAGAAGTATCGTCCGCTCGCACCGAGAGAACGGGCTATCCGTTCTCAGTCAAGCAGCCGAAGTCGATATCGATGAAGCGTACTTTCCCGAACCCGAGCACATCACCTTTCCCACCAGTCACGACGAACAAGCACATGCGTTGTATTACCCACCACAGAACCCTGACGTAGACGAACCGATCGACGAACAACCGCCACTCGTGGTGTTGAGTCACGGCGGTCCGACAAGCGAGACACTCCCAACGCTTTCGATTAGTGGCGTTCCCTCGATCCAGTTTCTCACCACACGTGGGATCGCCGTCGCTGACGTCAACTATCGCGGGAGTACGGGCTACGGGCGGGACTACCGCGAACGACTCACCAACAAATGGGGTGTGGTCGATACTATCGATTGCGTCAACGCGGCCGAATACCTCGCCGAGCAAGGCCGAGTCGACGGTGAGCGTCTAGCGATAGAAGGCGGAAGCGCCGGTGGGTATGCCACGTTGTGTGGGCTGACCTTCCACAATACGTTTGATGCCGGAGTGAGCCACTACGGCGTGGCGGATGTCGAAGCTCTCGCTCGTGAGACGCACAAATTCGAATCACGGTATCTTGACAGTCTTATCGGTCCCTTACCTGAGGCTCAAGACACCTACCACGAGCGGTCACCTCTCTATCACGCTGATGAGATTCGCTGTCCGCTCCTCTTGCTGCAGGGTTCCGA
This genomic interval from Halococcus sediminicola contains the following:
- a CDS encoding dodecin encodes the protein MTYKKVNLIGTSPESFEDAVDSAAQRATDTLDNVHWIEVEGLSVEVATEDGHEYQAEVKVSFEVEE
- a CDS encoding S9 family peptidase — protein: MPDTTGTNYGEWPSPITPGMIASSGVHFADIALDEGTAWWLERRPAEQGRGVIVRHDENGSVDITPSEYNVRTLVHEYGGGDFLVHHGTIWFANFEDQRLYRQQPGDDPEAITPKPTIDQGDRHADMAITPDGEHLYCVRERHTDDGSEPTNTLVTLPADGSDAPTVVAEGHDFYSFPQVSPDGSRIAWTTWDHPSMPWDETELHVANITDDGQLIDSQQVLGGDGESVFQPAWSPEGGLHAVSDRSGWWNLYRVDDGNPIALYPTEAEFGVPQWVFGLSTYAFLDDGRIAVRFGKASDYQLGLLDTEGELETLNLPGNRFPAAHIDTEGEDMLFIAESPTQPRSIVRSHRENGLSVLSQAAEVDIDEAYFPEPEHITFPTSHDEQAHALYYPPQNPDVDEPIDEQPPLVVLSHGGPTSETLPTLSISGVPSIQFLTTRGIAVADVNYRGSTGYGRDYRERLTNKWGVVDTIDCVNAAEYLAEQGRVDGERLAIEGGSAGGYATLCGLTFHNTFDAGVSHYGVADVEALARETHKFESRYLDSLIGPLPEAQDTYHERSPLYHADEIRCPLLLLQGSEDAVVPPAQAKQMVDALTDNGVPHAYLEFEGEQHGFRRAESIQRAAEAELSFYGQVFDFTPADDLQSVDLNTTE